The Sulfurospirillum deleyianum DSM 6946 nucleotide sequence ACACCGCACACTACACGAACAGGCGCTATGGCTGGGGATTATTACCTGACACTGTGGAAGCCTTCCGAACACAACGCCATCGCTGGGCATACGGAGCTATTCAAATTTTAAAACGTCATTGGCGTCATTTTATGCCTTCATCCAAAACGTTAACGCCCTACCAAAAATATCATTTTGTAGCGGGTTGGTTCTTCTGGCTCTCCGATGCCTTTGGTGCTATGACCGCATTTTTAAATATTTTTTGGGTTCCCTTTATTATTTTTGTAGGCGTCACCATCCCAACGCTTCCTTTAACACTACCGATTGTCGTCGCCTTTTTGGTCAACATTTTACATGCCTTTATTTTGTATCGCACACGGGTTAAAATGGGCATTAAAGAGACTGTTTTAAGTGCGATTGCCTCTATGAGTTTGCAGTTGGTTATCTTTAAAGCCGTCTATGATGGATTTGTTAAAGATGGTCTTCCTTTTAAACGAACTGAAAAAGGTGGCAATACTAAAAAAACCAATACCAATCCCATCCGTCATGAGATGATTTTAGCAAGTTTGCTGACCATCGCCTTTTTTGCGCTCTATTTCACCAACTTTACACGCATTACAGAGATTTATGTTTTTGCCTTTACGTTGCTGATTCAAAGTATCCCTTATTACTCAGCGATTATCTTACGTATTATCGAGCTTCAATCCCTTAAACCTAAAAAGTAGTGGCTATCGCCACTGCTTTTCAATGCAGGTGTGTAAAAAAAGATATGCCCAAAAAGCATATTTTTGTTTCACTCTCTTTCATTGACTTCGCTATTTTCATGCTATACACTTCTTATATCATGGGTTTATAACCAAAATATAAGGAGTTAAAATGGCAGATTTAATCTATCGTGTCAATATGACCAATCTTAGCTTTAAAATCGAAGAAGTGCCAGCAGAATGGCTAGGTCTTGGTGGTCGAGCCTTAACCTCAACCATTGTTGCCAAAGAAGTTGATCCTGAGTGTCACCCTTTAGGACCTAATAATAAACTCGTTTTTGCACCAGGACTACTCTCAGGAACCAGCGCCTCTAACTCAGGTCGTAACTCCTGTGGGGCGAAAAGCCCTTTAACCGGTGGTATTAAAGAATCAAACGTGGGTGGTACGAGTGCTGGTATTATGTCAAAGCTTGGCGTTAAAGCGTTGATTATTGAAGGCTTGCCTAAAAATGAAGAGATGTTTTACCAATTACATGTAACCAAAAATAACGTTGAATTTATTGAGGTTCCTGAGCTTGTTGGACTTGATAACTACGCTGTATTGGATGCGATGGCAGCAAAATATGACAAGAAAGTAGCGGTGATGACCATCGGTCGCGTGGGTGAAATGCGTATGAATCTTGCCAATATCTCCGTTAAAGACCCTAGTGGAAAACTCAGAAGTCACGGACGTGGAGGGCTTGGTGCCGTTATGGGTTCGAAAAAGATTAAATGTATCACCGTTGATGCAGAAAACTACAAAGAAGTGACTATCGCTGATCCTGAAAAATTTAAAGAAGCGAGTAAAATCTTTACCAAAGCGCTTCAAGAAAATCCTATCAGCGGTCAAGGGCTCCCTGCATTTGGAACCAATGTCCTTGTCAATATCCTCAATGAAGCAGGTGGTCTTCCTACCCGTAACTTTAGAGCGGGAAATTGGGAATTTGCTGAAAATATCTCTGGTGAAACGATGGCAGAAAACATCAAAGCACGAGGTGGAAAAACAACACACGGTTGTCACGCAGGTTGTGTCATTCAATGTTCACAAGTCTATAACGACAAAGATGGCAACTACCTCACTTCAGGATTTGAGTACGAAACCATTTGGGCACTGGGTGCTAACTTTGGCATTAAAGATTTAGATTTAATCGCCAAAATGGATGGCTTGATGGATGATTTAGGCGTAGATTCTATCGAAGCAAGTGTTACATTAGGTCTGGCGGTTGATGCGGGAATTTTAGCCTATGGCGATGGCGAAAAAGCCTACGAGCTCTTATCGAAAGATTTACCCAATGGAACCCCCATAGGTCGCATCATTGGCAGTGGGACACATATTCTTGGTAAAATTTATGGTTTGGTGCGTGTTCCAACCGTTAAAGGACAAGGTATTCCTGCGTATGAACCCCGTGCCGTTAAAGGTCAAGGCATCACCTATGCGACTTCCACGATGGGAGCAGATCACACTTCAGGATATGCTGTTGCTACGAACATTCTTAAGAGTGGTGGGTATGTTGATCCGCTTAAAAAAGAGGGACAAGTTGAACTTTCTCGAAACCTTCAAATTGCAACCGCAGCGGTTGATAGTACAGGTATGTGTATCTTCGTTGCCTTCCCAGCCCTTGATGATCCAAAATGTCTCCCTGCCTTAGTCGATATGATTAACGCACGTTTTGGCGCTAAGCTTACGATTGATGATGTCGTCAATTTAGGTAAGACTATCCTTAAAAGAGAACATGAATTTAATATCAAAGCAGGTCTTAACAGCGCTGAGGATAGGCTACCTGAGTTTATGAAATACGAAACCCTTCCTCCGCACAATGTGGTTTGGGATTTTACAGGAGAAGAGATTGATGCATTCTGGAATTTTTAATGCACATTGTTGTTAAACTCTTTGCGCAATACCGTGAGGGGCGATTTAAAGCTGAAGAGAGAGAATACAAAGAAAATACCTCTGCACAAGAGGTGATTGATACACTCCATCTTGAGAGTGTCTCTCCTTTGGGTGTTTTAATGGTCAACGGAAGACATGTTGATGTGAACTACATTTTACAAGAGGGTGATACCATTGCCCTCTTCCCAAAAGTAGGTGGGGGTTAATGCTCTTTAAGACCAGAGAGTAACCTGTATGAA carries:
- a CDS encoding aldehyde ferredoxin oxidoreductase C-terminal domain-containing protein; this translates as MADLIYRVNMTNLSFKIEEVPAEWLGLGGRALTSTIVAKEVDPECHPLGPNNKLVFAPGLLSGTSASNSGRNSCGAKSPLTGGIKESNVGGTSAGIMSKLGVKALIIEGLPKNEEMFYQLHVTKNNVEFIEVPELVGLDNYAVLDAMAAKYDKKVAVMTIGRVGEMRMNLANISVKDPSGKLRSHGRGGLGAVMGSKKIKCITVDAENYKEVTIADPEKFKEASKIFTKALQENPISGQGLPAFGTNVLVNILNEAGGLPTRNFRAGNWEFAENISGETMAENIKARGGKTTHGCHAGCVIQCSQVYNDKDGNYLTSGFEYETIWALGANFGIKDLDLIAKMDGLMDDLGVDSIEASVTLGLAVDAGILAYGDGEKAYELLSKDLPNGTPIGRIIGSGTHILGKIYGLVRVPTVKGQGIPAYEPRAVKGQGITYATSTMGADHTSGYAVATNILKSGGYVDPLKKEGQVELSRNLQIATAAVDSTGMCIFVAFPALDDPKCLPALVDMINARFGAKLTIDDVVNLGKTILKREHEFNIKAGLNSAEDRLPEFMKYETLPPHNVVWDFTGEEIDAFWNF
- a CDS encoding MoaD/ThiS family protein, yielding MHIVVKLFAQYREGRFKAEEREYKENTSAQEVIDTLHLESVSPLGVLMVNGRHVDVNYILQEGDTIALFPKVGGG